GGGTGATATATTCCTTGGCGATAGTAAGCATTCCACCGGTTCCACATGCTGGATCAAAGACTGTCCTTACGATGCCTTTACCTTTGAGTTCTTCATGGTGTTCAGCAAATAATAGGTTAACCATCAACCGGATGACCTCTCTGGGAGTATAATGCTCTCCAGCAGTCTCGTTGGACATTTCTGAAAATCGTCTTAAAAGCTCCTCAAAAATGTATCCCATCTCATGATTAGAGACCTTATCAGGATGTAGGTCTATTTCAGTGAATTTGTCCACGAGCATGAACAGAAGGTCATTTTTGGCCAGTTTAGAGATAATCTTATCAATCTGAAAATTCTCTAGAATCTCAGAGACATTAGGACTAAAACCACTTATATAGTTATTGAAATTAATCTCTATATTCTTTGCGTCCTGGGAGAGCTTCTGGAGGTCAAAATGAGAGGTATTATAGAACTTTAATCCACCGGTTGACTGGAGAATTACAGGTGAGGGGTCTTCCAATACAGCTTTAAATTTATTATAACTTTCAATGACTTTATCCTTAACAGGTTCCAGGACACAGTCTAATCTCCTTAAAACCACGAAAGGTAAAGTCACATCACCATACTCGTGGGCCTTAAAACTCCCCCTCAAAATATCATCTGCCACCTGCCATATAAAATTAGCTTTATCCTGAAAACTATTCATAAAATATGACAAATATAATATAACTACATTAAGAGAACAATATTAATAAATACAATCAGCAAATTTATATCTCCCCATCCCCTTTAAAATCTTCAAAAATCAATCACTCTATGGTTTAACCCCCTAAAAACTGGACAATAGATTAACCGTATTCAGCTAACTTTTCTTCTCCATTTTGATACTCCCTGAGAAATCTATCCGGTGACTTGTACCCGATCCCGGAATGGATTCTCTCCCCATTGTAGAACCGGAAATATCTGTCCAGTATACACCTCAGGTGTTCTAAACTCTCAAACTCAAACTTCTCTATTACCTCCTCCTCCAATATACTATGCAACGACTCTATATACCCATTCTCCCGAGGCGATGATACGTGAGTAAACTCCTGCTCTATATTTATCCCCTTAAGATAATCCCTCACCTTGTGCGCTATAAACTGGCTCCCATTGTCTGTCCTGATCGTTACTTCCTTAGGAAAAGCGGTCTTTAAAATAACCTCGTCCATAAGTCCTATAACTGCCCCTTGCCTCATGCTCCCTGACACCCTGTACCCCAGCACCTTCCTGCTGAATATGTCCATAACACTTAGCAGATATACATTCTTCCTCTCCCCTTGAACATATACATACTTTATGTCCATCTGTAGTTTCTCATATGGCCTCTCTGCACTCATCCTTATTTCCTTCACAAACTCCCTCTTCCCCAAGGACCTTATTCTCATCTTGAGTAAAAGCCTGTTCTCCTTCATTATCCGGTATACTCGCTTCTTGTTGATGATATACCCCAGGTCCTTCAAGTATCTGCTAACCTTGATGTACCCATAGTTAACAAACTCCTTAGAGAGAAGATCCTTTATCTCCTCTATCACCCTTTGCTCCGGGAACAGTCCCCCGCTACTATGCATCACATACCTATCCGGTTTCCTCCCCTTTCTCCCCTCATTAGCTCTGTAGTAATAGGTGCTCCTGCTCATATCCACCGCCGACAGTACCTTTGACACCTTATTCCCCTCTCCTATGTATTCCCTTGCCACTATCCTTCTCTCTTTTTTCTCTGGAGTGTTTTTTTAAGCAGCGATTCCTTGATGCTTAACTCCAGCTCCTTATCCGCTAATAGCTGCTTTAACCTCTGATTCTCTCTCATCAACCTCTCAAACTCTGGATCCCTGCTCTTCCTACTGCTTAACCCCTCTATCCCCATCGCATCATATCTCCTCTTCCACTGATAATAAGCCGATGCGTATATCCCGTACCTCCTGCAGGTTGCTACTACTCCCTCGCTTTCCGCTTCCTGAATAAAAGCCAATTTCTCTTCTGCTGTCCATCTCTTTCTCTTCATCTCCTAACCCCCTAATTATTAGTATTTTGTATACTAATTCCTGTCCAATCAATTAGGGGGCTAAGACATCTACTTAAATAACAATCTAAATACAAAAACATTAATAACCAATTTTATTTATTTATTTATTTATTTATTTAAATAATCGGATTACTATATGTGTGGATTTTGCGATATGCATCGCCAAAAACAAATATTGGGTCAAAATTAGAATAGGTTGACATGTATATCATTGTAATCACTTGATTATTTTCTATTTCCTAACTCAATTGGTATATGTTAATTCACTATTCTCTGTCGATTTAATTCAAAGGTTGACAAACCTATACATTCGGTGTCCAAGAAGGTATGACGAGTTCTTTTAAGCTAATTTCGCCCCATTCTTCAGGACATCTTGTTCAGTCTCTGTCCTAGACATATATGTTTTTATGACCTTATGTACATATTGCCTTGTGTATTTTAATTCCCTCGCAATATCGGATTGGTTTTTCCCTTTCGAATAAAGTTCAATTATTTCAAGAACCCTTTCTGAAGGTGGTTTCAGGTATTTTCGTTTTTTCATTCTCCTCGGTTTGGACAGGTGGTATTTCTTTCTAGGTTTTTTTCTAAGTTTATTGTCAACTGTTTCTTCCCAAGATAAAGGTTTTGTCCAGGTTCCACTTCTGAAAGGGTTATCAATACGGTTTTCTGGATTTCTTTTACCATCATATTTTAGTTTATATTGTGTTCTATATTCATATGGACTATTCCAGGGTTTATGCCTGGCAAAGGAGTCTTTTAGGTTAAGTCTTCGAGTTTTTGTGTAGCTTGTTTCGGGGATAGCTTTGGTCTTAAAACCCTCTCTTATGAATCGAAGAAATTGATCTTCACTAGCATGGATAGCGTGACGAGCTATATGTCTTTTATTTTTATCTTCCTCCATAGGATTCAAGGCATATAACCTGGTTCTTAAAAGGATTCCATGAGTTACGTCGAACTCATGTTTCAGGTCGCTTCCAACGGACTTTAGCTCCTCAAGTGCTCTACATTCTATCGGAGTAGATTTTGGCAATAATACTGAATCGGTAGAAACAAAATATGCTCCCTTAGTAGTAAATTCGCCTATTATGG
The sequence above is drawn from the Thermodesulfobacteriota bacterium genome and encodes:
- a CDS encoding IS3 family transposase, producing MAREYIGEGNKVSKVLSAVDMSRSTYYYRANEGRKGRKPDRYVMHSSGGLFPEQRVIEEIKDLLSKEFVNYGYIKVSRYLKDLGYIINKKRVYRIMKENRLLLKMRIRSLGKREFVKEIRMSAERPYEKLQMDIKYVYVQGERKNVYLLSVMDIFSRKVLGYRVSGSMRQGAVIGLMDEVILKTAFPKEVTIRTDNGSQFIAHKVRDYLKGINIEQEFTHVSSPRENGYIESLHSILEEEVIEKFEFESLEHLRCILDRYFRFYNGERIHSGIGYKSPDRFLREYQNGEEKLAEYG
- a CDS encoding transposase, with amino-acid sequence MKRKRWTAEEKLAFIQEAESEGVVATCRRYGIYASAYYQWKRRYDAMGIEGLSSRKSRDPEFERLMRENQRLKQLLADKELELSIKESLLKKTLQRKKREG